The following coding sequences are from one Paenibacillus sp. JDR-2 window:
- the nadB gene encoding L-aspartate oxidase: MIPRYLVDLSLEDLPVIEKDVIVIGAGIAGLFTALRASENNQSVLMITKKSLLDSNTRYAQGGIAAVISDDDSPAYHREDTLIAGAGLCSEDAVNVLVHEGPEGVNNLISMGTQFDLENGEFALTKEGAHSQRRILHANGDATGYEIVRALSEKATADPGIDVWDDHFVIDLVTQDGECCGAIVQKPDGHRLYVRGKATILCSGGTGQLYRYTTNPDVATGDGIAMAYRAGALIQDMEFVQFHPTSLCYPGAPRFLISEAVRGEGAYLRNIRGERFMDRYHHQLELAPRDVVARAIVSEMEETKSTFVYLDITHESPEMVKHRFPTIYEFCLQYGLDLTTDWIPVAPAAHYMMGGVKTDLFGETNIRRLFACGEVSSTGVHGANRLASNSLSEAIVFGKRIVDSIMKLSDLETKPVIEKDKLRTSAPMQAVVEKRLKLQKVMVRYAGLRRDALGLERGLDELKRQLPFFQSVLAKREEYEFANLLTCAILTTESALQREESRGGHFREDFPEKNDEVWRKHTVMHRLQGTTEERIIHV; the protein is encoded by the coding sequence ATGATACCAAGATACCTTGTTGATCTGTCGCTCGAGGACTTGCCGGTAATAGAGAAGGACGTTATTGTGATTGGGGCCGGCATCGCCGGTCTTTTTACCGCACTTCGGGCAAGCGAGAATAATCAGTCTGTCTTAATGATTACGAAAAAATCACTGCTCGACAGCAATACGCGTTACGCGCAGGGCGGTATCGCAGCCGTAATCTCGGATGACGATTCTCCTGCTTACCACCGTGAAGATACGCTTATTGCAGGGGCTGGCCTCTGCTCCGAGGATGCCGTTAACGTTCTGGTTCATGAAGGACCGGAAGGGGTTAACAATCTGATCAGCATGGGGACCCAGTTCGACCTGGAGAACGGTGAATTTGCGCTGACCAAGGAAGGCGCGCATAGCCAGCGCCGTATTCTTCATGCCAATGGCGATGCGACGGGTTATGAAATCGTGCGTGCTCTCTCGGAGAAGGCGACAGCCGACCCGGGCATAGATGTATGGGACGATCATTTTGTGATCGATCTTGTTACGCAGGACGGCGAATGCTGCGGAGCGATCGTGCAGAAGCCTGACGGACACCGTTTATACGTTCGAGGAAAAGCGACGATTCTGTGTTCCGGAGGGACGGGACAATTATACCGTTATACAACAAACCCGGATGTAGCAACCGGAGACGGTATTGCAATGGCTTACCGGGCAGGCGCGCTTATTCAGGACATGGAGTTTGTGCAATTCCATCCGACTTCGCTATGTTATCCCGGCGCCCCGCGTTTCTTGATCTCGGAGGCCGTTCGCGGAGAAGGCGCTTATCTGCGCAATATTCGGGGCGAGCGGTTTATGGATCGTTACCATCATCAGCTGGAGCTGGCGCCGCGCGATGTTGTGGCGCGTGCTATTGTTAGCGAAATGGAAGAGACGAAGTCGACCTTCGTTTATCTGGATATCACGCATGAGTCGCCCGAAATGGTGAAGCATCGTTTCCCTACGATTTACGAGTTCTGTCTGCAGTACGGGCTGGATCTGACAACCGACTGGATTCCGGTCGCGCCGGCTGCCCATTATATGATGGGCGGAGTCAAAACCGATCTGTTCGGGGAAACCAATATAAGAAGACTGTTTGCTTGCGGAGAAGTATCATCTACTGGCGTTCACGGCGCAAACCGACTTGCGAGCAATTCATTGTCCGAAGCGATTGTATTTGGCAAAAGGATTGTAGACAGCATTATGAAGCTGTCGGACCTGGAGACGAAGCCTGTTATTGAGAAGGATAAATTACGCACCAGTGCGCCTATGCAGGCTGTAGTCGAGAAAAGGCTGAAGCTGCAGAAGGTGATGGTGCGGTATGCGGGGCTTCGCCGTGACGCGCTTGGGCTTGAGAGAGGGCTTGATGAATTGAAGCGGCAGTTGCCGTTCTTCCAATCGGTTCTGGCCAAACGCGAGGAATACGAGTTCGCAAACCTGCTGACCTGCGCGATTCTGACTACGGAATCCGCGCTTCAGAGGGAAGAAAGCCGAGGCGGCCATTTCCGGGAAGACTTCCCGGAGAAGAATGACGAGGTATGGCGCAAGCATACCGTTATGCACCGGCTGCAAGGAACGACAGAGGAGCGAATTATTCATGTTTGA
- the nadC gene encoding carboxylating nicotinate-nucleotide diphosphorylase: MFDTTFGTYNHALREQIRSWLAEDIGSGDITTATTIPMGSHSTAVIHVKESGIIAGLPVAQIVFEIVDPELQFEAKVQDGEHVEKGTVIATVEGSTHSLLTGERLALNLMQRLSGIATKTNAFVAALEGLPVRLVDTRKTTPGHRMLEKYAVRVGGGANHRFGLYDAVMIKDNHIKGAGGIRQAVEASRAAIPHTMKIEVEAESLGQVEEALASGADIIMLDNMASTLMTEAVSLIKSRSPHVIVEASGNVRLDTVRAIAACGVDVISVGGLTYSFNALDISLDLNEKKGGARA, from the coding sequence ATGTTTGATACAACATTTGGCACATATAACCATGCCCTGCGCGAGCAAATTCGCAGTTGGCTGGCTGAAGATATCGGAAGCGGCGATATTACGACGGCAACAACGATTCCGATGGGCTCGCATTCTACAGCGGTGATCCATGTGAAGGAGAGCGGGATTATTGCCGGTCTTCCGGTTGCGCAGATTGTCTTCGAAATTGTGGATCCGGAGCTTCAGTTCGAAGCAAAAGTACAAGACGGCGAACATGTAGAGAAGGGTACGGTCATCGCAACCGTAGAAGGCAGTACCCATAGTCTGCTTACGGGCGAGCGTCTGGCGCTTAACCTGATGCAGCGCCTGTCCGGCATCGCAACAAAGACGAATGCTTTTGTAGCGGCGCTGGAAGGCTTGCCTGTCCGTCTGGTGGATACGCGCAAAACAACGCCAGGCCACCGGATGCTGGAGAAGTATGCGGTCCGTGTTGGCGGAGGGGCAAATCACCGTTTTGGTTTATACGACGCCGTAATGATCAAAGATAATCATATCAAGGGTGCAGGCGGAATCCGCCAGGCCGTTGAAGCATCCCGTGCGGCAATTCCACATACAATGAAGATCGAGGTAGAGGCGGAGTCTCTCGGGCAGGTAGAAGAAGCTCTGGCAAGCGGCGCGGATATCATTATGCTCGACAATATGGCATCGACCTTGATGACGGAAGCGGTAAGCCTCATTAAGTCGCGCTCGCCTCATGTTATAGTAGAAGCATCGGGCAACGTGCGTTTGGATACGGTTCGCGCTATTGCAGCCTGCGGCGTGGATGTCATTTCCGTCGGCGGCTTGACCTATTCGTTTAATGCCCTTGATATCAGTCTGGATTTGAATGAGAAAAAAGGAGGCGCGCGGGCGTGA
- a CDS encoding type III pantothenate kinase: MILVIDVGNTNIVLGVYKGKDLLHHWRLSTNRSATVDEYGMNIHNLFHYAGIRMEQIEGVIISSVVPPLMRALEQLCMKYLRKTPLVVGPGIKTGLNIRYENPREVGADRIVNSVAGIVKYGSPLIVVDFGTATTFDYIDASGSYLGGAIVPGIGISTEALYQRAAKLPRIELVKPKSVIGRNPVTSMQAGIIYGYAGQVDGIVNRIRKEFQVSPRVVATGGLAELISTESETIEEVDPLLTLEGLRIIYERNQEG; encoded by the coding sequence GTGATTTTAGTAATCGATGTGGGCAACACAAACATCGTTCTGGGCGTCTATAAGGGCAAGGATTTGCTGCATCACTGGCGGCTCAGCACGAACCGTTCGGCGACCGTCGATGAATACGGCATGAACATTCATAATCTGTTCCACTATGCGGGAATCCGGATGGAGCAGATCGAAGGCGTTATTATTTCTTCGGTTGTTCCGCCGCTCATGCGTGCCCTCGAACAGCTGTGCATGAAATATTTGCGCAAGACGCCGCTTGTCGTTGGTCCCGGCATTAAAACAGGGCTTAATATCCGCTATGAGAATCCGCGCGAGGTCGGAGCCGACCGGATCGTGAACTCCGTTGCGGGTATCGTGAAATACGGCTCGCCGCTTATCGTTGTCGATTTCGGCACGGCCACAACGTTTGACTATATCGATGCTTCGGGAAGCTACCTGGGCGGAGCGATTGTGCCCGGCATCGGCATTTCCACGGAAGCCTTGTACCAGCGTGCGGCAAAGCTGCCGCGTATTGAACTAGTCAAGCCGAAGAGTGTCATCGGCCGCAATCCCGTCACGTCCATGCAAGCCGGTATCATCTACGGTTACGCCGGACAAGTTGACGGTATCGTGAACCGGATTAGAAAAGAGTTTCAGGTAAGCCCACGCGTTGTAGCGACGGGTGGGCTGGCAGAGTTAATTAGCACGGAATCGGAAACGATAGAAGAAGTTGATCCACTTCTGACGTTGGAGGGATTGCGCATTATTTACGAACGGAATCAGGAGGGATAA
- the hslO gene encoding Hsp33 family molecular chaperone HslO codes for MEQLPDVLVRGTAWGGKIRVFAACTTQLVNELQWRHQTLPTATAAFGRTATAAAIMGAMLKGEEQLTVKVKGDGPIGQIVVDANAHGEVRGYVDNPDVLLPSNEHGKIDVAGGVGRNGYLHIIKDLGLKDPYLGSVPIISGELGEDFTYYFAVSEQTPSAVGLGVLVEPDGRVTHAGGFILQLLPGLTDEEITRLEQAIGSIPHVTKLMEQGETPEGILRLLVGDDLHIHDSLELKFQCKCSRDRVEQTLISLGVSELEQIIEEDGKAEVVCHYCNEAYTFDGEQLQELIDQAKPNLVQ; via the coding sequence ATGGAGCAGTTACCAGACGTACTTGTCCGGGGTACGGCGTGGGGAGGTAAAATTCGCGTTTTTGCAGCTTGCACAACACAGCTTGTAAACGAGTTGCAATGGCGCCATCAGACATTGCCGACCGCAACAGCCGCCTTCGGGCGCACGGCAACGGCCGCAGCAATCATGGGAGCAATGCTGAAGGGCGAGGAGCAGCTAACGGTAAAAGTAAAAGGCGACGGTCCAATCGGCCAAATCGTCGTTGACGCGAATGCGCATGGCGAGGTGCGCGGGTATGTCGATAATCCGGATGTTCTTCTGCCAAGCAACGAGCACGGGAAGATTGACGTTGCCGGCGGGGTTGGCCGGAACGGTTATCTCCACATTATCAAGGATCTGGGCCTGAAGGATCCTTATCTCGGCAGCGTACCGATTATATCGGGCGAGCTGGGCGAGGATTTCACTTATTATTTTGCCGTATCCGAACAGACGCCTTCCGCGGTTGGACTTGGCGTACTTGTTGAGCCTGATGGAAGAGTCACTCATGCCGGGGGCTTTATTTTGCAGCTTTTGCCCGGTCTTACCGACGAAGAAATTACCCGTCTTGAACAGGCTATCGGTTCCATTCCGCATGTGACGAAGCTGATGGAGCAAGGCGAAACGCCGGAAGGTATCCTGCGGCTCCTTGTAGGCGATGATCTGCATATTCACGATTCGCTGGAGCTGAAGTTCCAGTGTAAATGCTCGCGGGATCGTGTAGAGCAGACGCTCATCAGTCTCGGGGTATCGGAGCTGGAGCAGATCATTGAGGAAGACGGCAAGGCAGAAGTAGTCTGCCATTATTGCAATGAGGCTTACACGTTTGACGGGGAACAGCTGCAAGAGCTGATAGACCAGGCGAAGCCGAATCTGGTGCAATAA
- a CDS encoding peptidylprolyl isomerase has protein sequence MKKYGVLKAVVVLQAICMIVLSVAVIVKLSPFSDDPDKHDPDSETKAQAGDTPSDSDHAYSDGIAATVGGFPITAEDLAEQLKRQYGDNVLRTMMVHKAIDLEAEAQQLSLSSEEEERELTSMMDGYDSEEVFYEVMKDQLGMTKSDVEEDVKYRLLLEKIAILTVNLSEVEIENYIAAHPEQFADRLRLHVQWIVTDTEKEADDVLDKLTAGDSFEQLALEYSKDANTSDAGGDLGLIDSDDPFYDAEMMEEASRLQTGESTGPIKVPEGYAVIRVLERQKTEGLSGHVLYDTARKELALSKAKPLNEIEDGLLEKYNAEITP, from the coding sequence ATGAAGAAATACGGGGTATTAAAAGCAGTTGTTGTTCTTCAAGCGATCTGTATGATTGTACTAAGCGTGGCGGTTATTGTGAAGTTGTCTCCGTTCTCGGACGATCCCGACAAGCATGATCCCGATTCGGAGACAAAGGCGCAAGCCGGGGATACGCCAAGCGATTCCGATCACGCATACAGCGATGGAATCGCAGCAACGGTAGGCGGGTTCCCGATTACGGCCGAGGATCTGGCTGAGCAGCTCAAGCGGCAGTATGGCGATAATGTGCTGCGGACAATGATGGTTCACAAGGCCATTGATTTGGAAGCAGAGGCTCAGCAGCTAAGCTTGTCCTCCGAAGAAGAGGAGCGGGAGCTTACCTCTATGATGGACGGCTATGATAGCGAAGAAGTTTTTTATGAAGTGATGAAAGATCAGCTCGGCATGACGAAGAGTGATGTAGAGGAAGATGTAAAGTATCGTCTTCTGCTCGAGAAGATTGCTATTCTAACCGTTAATCTGTCCGAAGTGGAGATCGAGAATTACATAGCAGCTCATCCGGAGCAATTCGCGGATCGGCTAAGGCTTCATGTACAATGGATTGTCACGGATACGGAGAAGGAAGCGGACGATGTGCTTGATAAGCTCACGGCAGGCGATTCATTCGAACAGCTCGCGCTGGAGTATTCGAAGGATGCGAATACATCGGATGCGGGCGGGGACCTTGGTCTTATCGATTCGGATGATCCGTTCTATGATGCCGAAATGATGGAGGAAGCCAGCAGGCTGCAGACCGGCGAATCAACCGGACCCATAAAGGTTCCGGAAGGCTATGCGGTTATTCGCGTGCTGGAGCGCCAGAAAACAGAGGGTCTATCCGGCCATGTCCTGTATGATACCGCCCGCAAGGAGCTGGCATTGTCCAAAGCTAAGCCGCTTAATGAGATCGAGGATGGTTTGCTCGAGAAATACAACGCAGAGATTACCCCTTAG
- the cysK gene encoding cysteine synthase A, whose product MARIVNSVTELIGDTPLVRLNRLVPEDSAEIYVKLEYQNPGASVKDRIAISMIEVAEQEGVLKPGDTIVEPTSGNTGIGLAMVAAAKGYKAILVMPETMSIERRNLLRAYGAELVLTPGSEGMNGAVRKAEELAKENPSYFIPQQFKNQANVKVHRETTGPEIVEAINSLDGKLDAFVAGIGTGGTISGTGEVLKKNFEGIKIYAVEPAASPILSGGNPGPHKIQGIGANFVPDILNREIYDGVITVENEEAFEYARRAAKEEGLLVGISSGAAIYAALKVAKELGKGKRVIAIIPSNGERYLSTPLFNFEN is encoded by the coding sequence ATGGCTAGAATCGTAAACAGCGTAACTGAACTTATTGGTGATACACCGCTTGTCCGTTTGAACCGTCTTGTACCGGAGGACAGCGCGGAAATCTATGTGAAGCTTGAGTACCAGAACCCGGGCGCAAGCGTTAAAGACCGTATCGCGATCAGCATGATCGAAGTAGCGGAGCAAGAAGGCGTTCTGAAGCCTGGCGATACAATTGTTGAGCCTACAAGCGGCAACACAGGTATCGGTCTTGCTATGGTAGCTGCGGCAAAAGGCTACAAAGCGATCCTCGTTATGCCTGAAACAATGAGTATCGAGCGCCGCAACCTGCTTCGTGCTTACGGTGCTGAGCTTGTTCTGACTCCAGGATCCGAAGGCATGAACGGTGCCGTTCGCAAAGCGGAAGAGCTGGCGAAAGAGAACCCGTCCTACTTCATCCCGCAACAATTCAAGAACCAAGCTAACGTAAAAGTACACCGCGAAACAACGGGTCCGGAAATCGTAGAAGCGATTAACTCGCTTGACGGCAAGCTGGATGCTTTTGTTGCCGGTATCGGTACTGGCGGTACAATCTCGGGTACGGGCGAAGTGCTGAAGAAGAACTTCGAAGGTATCAAGATTTACGCGGTTGAGCCTGCTGCATCCCCGATCCTGTCGGGCGGCAACCCAGGTCCTCACAAAATCCAAGGTATCGGCGCTAACTTCGTGCCGGATATCCTGAACCGTGAGATCTACGACGGCGTTATTACGGTTGAGAACGAAGAAGCATTCGAATACGCACGCCGTGCTGCGAAAGAAGAAGGTCTTCTGGTCGGTATTTCTTCCGGTGCTGCTATCTATGCTGCTCTGAAAGTAGCAAAAGAACTCGGCAAAGGAAAACGCGTTATTGCGATTATTCCATCGAACGGCGAGCGTTACCTGTCCACGCCTCTGTTCAACTTCGAGAACTAA
- a CDS encoding anthranilate synthase component I family protein, giving the protein MFTAVGQWALWQAERKYTTLPLLKRIPLHAITVDSWESAWGAASQHAFVLESGKDGRYTYLGLHPEGVIRGKGYNAHSSEWDREGQVLSEQLWEGKPLEVVRRWMEPHRSPKLADGPKWTGGCIGFWSYDVIRSIERLPELAADDTGLPDYLFLRMNRIWIVDQQEKMLYCAVHTAVTGEESEAHLQAKYDEAVAQAEEMAAFWQQHIQSQAGEASAVREERRLFTESDSLHIDVESVEGITSPFRKEAFMEAVSRIQQYISQGDVFQVNLSQRQSRKVSSSPEELYEWLRIFNPSPYMGFLRCPDFQLVSASPELLVEQNGDKLATRPIAGTRRRGRSEEEDRIMAEELRTSEKERAEHIMLVDLERNDLGRISEFGTVKVEELMVIEYYSHVMHLVSQVEGLLAEGKDAYDVIAATFPGGTITGAPKIRTMEIIEELEPVRRGAYTGSLGWIDYNGDMEFNIIIRTMAVKDGIVNIQAGAGIVIDSDPEREYYESLSKAKALWKAIQYSERFAKRTSRT; this is encoded by the coding sequence ATGTTCACCGCAGTAGGGCAGTGGGCTTTATGGCAGGCAGAGCGCAAATATACAACCTTGCCGCTGCTGAAGCGCATTCCGCTTCATGCCATTACGGTTGATTCATGGGAGTCGGCATGGGGCGCGGCTTCACAGCATGCATTCGTATTGGAGAGCGGCAAGGATGGACGTTATACCTATTTGGGGCTGCATCCGGAAGGAGTTATCCGCGGCAAAGGATACAATGCCCATTCATCGGAATGGGACCGCGAGGGACAAGTCCTGTCGGAACAGCTCTGGGAAGGCAAGCCGCTTGAAGTGGTCCGGCGCTGGATGGAGCCGCACCGTTCCCCTAAACTTGCGGATGGTCCTAAGTGGACGGGAGGGTGCATAGGCTTTTGGAGCTATGATGTTATCCGCTCTATCGAGCGGCTGCCTGAGCTTGCCGCGGATGATACGGGACTTCCGGATTATCTGTTCCTTCGGATGAACCGGATCTGGATCGTGGATCAGCAGGAGAAGATGCTCTACTGCGCGGTCCATACGGCGGTTACCGGGGAAGAGAGTGAAGCCCATCTGCAGGCGAAGTACGACGAGGCGGTTGCGCAAGCAGAGGAGATGGCTGCGTTCTGGCAGCAGCATATTCAGTCTCAGGCTGGCGAGGCTTCGGCCGTACGCGAGGAGCGCAGACTGTTCACGGAAAGCGATAGCCTACACATTGACGTAGAGTCGGTAGAGGGCATCACTTCTCCCTTTCGGAAGGAAGCGTTTATGGAGGCTGTCAGCCGGATTCAGCAATATATCAGCCAAGGCGATGTATTCCAAGTGAACCTGTCGCAGCGGCAGAGCCGGAAGGTCAGTTCCTCGCCGGAGGAGCTGTACGAATGGCTTCGTATTTTTAATCCGTCGCCTTACATGGGCTTTCTCCGCTGTCCGGACTTCCAGCTGGTCTCCGCCTCACCGGAGCTTCTCGTCGAGCAGAACGGAGACAAGCTGGCAACACGCCCGATAGCGGGCACGCGCCGCCGGGGACGCTCGGAGGAAGAAGACCGCATAATGGCAGAGGAGCTCCGAACAAGCGAGAAGGAGCGGGCCGAGCATATTATGCTGGTCGACCTGGAGCGGAACGATCTTGGACGAATATCGGAATTTGGAACGGTTAAAGTAGAAGAACTTATGGTCATCGAATATTATTCCCACGTGATGCATCTGGTCTCGCAGGTGGAAGGACTCCTCGCGGAAGGGAAGGATGCCTATGACGTCATCGCCGCGACTTTCCCGGGCGGAACGATTACCGGCGCGCCGAAGATCCGGACCATGGAAATCATCGAGGAGCTTGAGCCCGTGCGGCGCGGGGCTTATACGGGATCGCTCGGATGGATTGACTATAATGGCGATATGGAATTTAATATAATAATAAGAACGATGGCGGTGAAGGACGGTATTGTTAATATTCAAGCCGGCGCGGGTATCGTTATCGATTCCGATCCGGAGCGGGAATATTACGAGTCGTTGAGTAAAGCGAAGGCGCTATGGAAGGCGATTCAGTATAGCGAACGTTTTGCGAAGCGGACGAGCCGGACATAG
- the pabA gene encoding aminodeoxychorismate/anthranilate synthase component II codes for MILVIDNYDSFTYNLVQYLGELGEEVVVKRNDEIDLAGIEALKPDHILISPGPCSPNEAGISLSVIEHFKGIIPIFGVCLGHQSIGQAFGGDVVRAEKLMHGKTSEILHDGKTIFEGIPSPYTATRYHSLIVKRETLPDCLEISAETAEGEIMGLRHKEYPIEGVQFHPESIITQHGHDMLRNFLKIRTGAAR; via the coding sequence ATGATTCTAGTAATTGATAATTATGATTCGTTTACGTACAACTTGGTACAGTATTTGGGTGAACTGGGCGAAGAGGTTGTCGTGAAACGGAATGACGAGATTGATCTTGCGGGCATTGAGGCGTTAAAGCCTGACCATATTCTGATCTCGCCGGGACCTTGCTCTCCGAACGAAGCAGGGATCAGCCTGTCGGTTATCGAGCATTTCAAAGGCATTATTCCGATCTTTGGCGTATGTCTTGGCCACCAGTCGATCGGACAAGCGTTTGGCGGCGATGTTGTACGCGCGGAGAAGCTGATGCACGGCAAGACGTCTGAAATCCTGCATGATGGCAAAACAATCTTTGAAGGGATCCCTTCTCCGTATACGGCTACCCGTTACCACTCTCTTATTGTAAAGCGCGAGACGCTTCCGGATTGCCTGGAGATTAGTGCGGAAACGGCAGAAGGCGAAATTATGGGACTGCGCCATAAGGAATATCCGATTGAAGGCGTACAGTTCCATCCCGAATCGATCATCACGCAGCACGGTCACGACATGCTGCGCAATTTCTTGAAAATCCGGACGGGCGCGGCGCGATGA